A window of Devosia chinhatensis genomic DNA:
GCAAGCTGTCGCGCTGATTGAATTTGCCCGGGGCGGTTGATCCCCCCGCGGCCCTCCGTTAAACGGGTGCGCATCGAAACAAGGAACGACCATGCGCACGGAAATCGAAAAGACCGTCGCCGAAATCGAGCAGGTTCTGACCCTGCTGAGGAGGCATCTTTGACTGGGATACAGCTCAACTCCGTCTCGACGCGCTGAACGCGCAAACCGAATCCCCCGAATTCTGGAATGATCCGGAAAAGGCGCGCGTCACCATGCGGGAACGCGACGAGCTCGATGTTGCCGTGAGGACGGTCAACGAGCTCGAAGCCGGCATTCGCGACAATGTGGAACTGATCGAACTCGGCGAAGCCGAAGGCGATGCAGAGATCGTCCGCGATGCCGAGAACGCGCTGATCGAGCTCAAGCAGACAGCACGCCGGACCCAGATCGAAACCCTGCTTTCGGGCGAAGTCGACAGCAACGACTGCTACGTCGAAATCCACTCCGGTGCCGGCGGCACCGAGAGCCAGGATTGGGCCAACATGCTGCTGCGCATGTATACCCGCTGGGCCGAACGCCGGAAGATGAAGGTTCAGGTGCTGGAAATGCATGACGGCGAAGAAGCCGGCATCAAGTCCGCAACCATCCAGGTCTCCGGTCACAATGCCTATGGCTGGCTCAAGACCGAAAGCGGCGTGCATCGCCTCGTGCGGATCTCGCCCTATGATTCTGCCGCGCGCCGCCACACCAGCTTTTCCAGCTGCTGGGTCTATCCGGTGGTCGATGACAGCATCGACATCGAGATCCGCGAAGCCGATCTGAAGGTCGATACCTATCGCGCCTCGGGCGCTGGCGGCCAGCACGTGAACACCACGGACTCGGCCATCCGCATCACCCACATTCCTTCGGGCATCATCGTGGCCTGTCAGCAGGAGCGCAGCCAGCACAAGAACCGCGCCACGGCCATGGCCATGCTGAAATCGCGCCTCTACGAGGCCGAGCTGCAAAAGCGCGAAGAGGCGGCCAACGCCCAGGCGGCGACCAAGACCGATATCGGCTGGGGGCACCAGATCCGTTCTTACGTGCTGCAGCCCTATCAGATGGTCAAGGATCTGCGCACCGGCGTCGAAAGCGGCCAGCCCTCCGTGGTGCTGGACGGCGACCTCGATCAGTTCATGGAAGCCGCGCTCGCTCAGCGCGTCGGCGTCGCGACGGACGTCTCGGAAGACTAACGCTTCCCCATCAAGCCATCCGGTACGCCGGGTGGCTTTTTCGTTTTAGAGAATGGCGTTGAGCCGCTTGCCGGCATCGAGAAATGGCTTGGGGTCCAGCGCCTGGTCGCCGCGTCGCACTTCGAAATGCAGGTGCGGTCCGGTGGAACGCCCCGTCGATCCCACCTGGGCGATGGGCGTGCCGGTGCTCACCTTCTGGCCGACATTGGCCAATTGCCGGTTGAGATGGGCGTAGCGCGTCACAAGCCCATTCTGGTGGCTG
This region includes:
- the prfB gene encoding peptide chain release factor 2 (programmed frameshift), which produces MRTEIEKTVAEIEQVLTLLRRHLDWDTAQLRLDALNAQTESPEFWNDPEKARVTMRERDELDVAVRTVNELEAGIRDNVELIELGEAEGDAEIVRDAENALIELKQTARRTQIETLLSGEVDSNDCYVEIHSGAGGTESQDWANMLLRMYTRWAERRKMKVQVLEMHDGEEAGIKSATIQVSGHNAYGWLKTESGVHRLVRISPYDSAARRHTSFSSCWVYPVVDDSIDIEIREADLKVDTYRASGAGGQHVNTTDSAIRITHIPSGIIVACQQERSQHKNRATAMAMLKSRLYEAELQKREEAANAQAATKTDIGWGHQIRSYVLQPYQMVKDLRTGVESGQPSVVLDGDLDQFMEAALAQRVGVATDVSED